The Balaenoptera acutorostrata chromosome 2, mBalAcu1.1, whole genome shotgun sequence genomic sequence TTACATCTGCAGCGTCTCCACCTGGTATGCTTTCCCCCAGATATCCACATGGCTCCTTCCCTCACCTTCAGGTCTCaaatcaaatgtcacctcctccggGTGGCCCTCTCTGACCTCTCTCTTTCAACGGCCTTCTTTTCCCAAGAGACTATTACTTATCCCGTTTTGTCAGCTCCACAGTGTATACCATTCTGAAAATATGTAATTATTGTCTTCTCCAGCCCTAAACGGTAGGCATCCTGCAGCAGGAGGCACCCAGCTTGCTCTCCACTTGGCCGCctagtacacagtaggtgctctgtaaatGTTTGAAGGCCTCTGTTAAGAGCCTCCGACCGCGACTCTCGCCTCCCAGGCTCACCCACGTGGCACCTGCAGCGTGAACTTTCCTCCACGCCCTTGTACTTGCTGTGCCCCGGCTGGCCCCATCTGAGCCGAATGTGATTCCTTCCTCACCCACCCCATTTCCacgttttattttcttcaccGTGCTTAAGACTATCTAAAATTATTTAGTTGCTTGAATGTGCGCTCCACAGCGCCGGGTTCCTGCACACACAGAATGGTTCCTGCACACAGAGTGAATGAATCAAATAAAGCGCTCAGCCCAGTAAGAGCTAATAAATACTTATCGCACGGTAGAACTCCGAACAGGgcggccccagccctgcctcctttTCCCTCGGAGATGCCGAGGTCCCGGAGCGGCCCGCGCTGCCCTGCTCCTGACCTTTCTCCCCTGGGTCAGTTAAACCGGCCCTCTTTCCCGCCCGCCCCGCGCATTTGAAAAACCGAAAACCCCGCCATTGCCGGCGGTCTACCGGTCGCCGCAGTTCGTCCAATCAGAAGCGGACCCGCCCACGCCGGTGCGCACAGCCCCCCTGGCGACGCGTGGCCATTGGCTGCGCTGGCCGAGTGGGCGGGGCACTACGGGGTCCAGAGCCGGGCAACGCAGCTGGGCTAAAACGTAGCGAGTTCTTAAGAAAACGAATCCGCGGCGTTTGGGGGCGGGACCCCGAGCGCGCTGGCTCCGCCCCCTGGCGGCCGGCTCGGCTGCGGCGTCGGCGTCTGCTCAGAACAGACCCCGCCCGtcgaggaggagggagggtgagTTGGGGGAGACCCGGCCCCCAAGGGGCGGGCGCCGGGCCGGGCGCTGCGGGCCTCGGAGGGTTGGGCCCGGGCCCACCGGCCGACAGGGGGAGGAGCCGGCCAGGAGGGCGGGGGTCGCGCAGGAGCCCCGGACTGGCGAGTCGGACCAGGATCCTCGCACAGGCCGGGGACGCTGTGGGAGGGTTGTTCGGGCCAGCGCTGGTGGGCTCCCCCGCACTGACCGCgtcggggtggggcggggggcttCGCAGGCCGCAAATATCGACATGCTGCTGGAGGAGGTCCGCGCCGGCGACCGGCTGAGCGGGGCGGCGGCCCGGGGAGACGTGCAGGAGGTGCGCCGCCTTCTGCACCGCGAGCTGGTGCACCCCGACGCCCTGAACCGCTTTGGCAAGACGGCGCTGCAGGTGAGGCCCGGCCCGCCCGCAGCGAGGGCGAGGCGGGGAGCGGGGCGAGGACCGGGACCCCAGAcaccttccttcttctctccttgtTCCCGTTGGTAGCCGACTGGGGTCTGTTCCTCCATCGCTGGGCTGACTTGGCTCCCTGATGTCCCCTTTCTTAGGTGGATGGTGGATGGGGttaggttgggggaggggagaacttTCCATCTTTGGAGTATTCCTTGTTCTCTGATTGCGGAGGATTCAGTTTCCCTGGAGAAGTTCGTATTCCTTGGGTGAGGGTTCAGCTTCTTTGGATCCCGGTTTCATGAGGACGGCTCCGGTTTCTTGGAGCTTGCATGGAGGATCCGACCGCAGGAAGAAAGGATTCATGTTTCCAGGGTGTCCCCATTTTCTGGGGGGTTCTCTTAGAGGTATCCAGtttttggggggcggggaatCTCCATTCCCGCGGGATTTTCATATTGGCATATTACTGGGGGGATCCCAATAAGAGAATAGTTACAGATTGCATGGGAGTCTCTCTTCCCTTGGGGACATTTACAAAAGGGGAACCCCATTTCTTGAGAGGGTCAGGTACCTTTGGGAGCATCCTCACTATATGGGAGGGGGAAATTCCATGGAGAAGGAGTTTCAAATTCCCTGGCCATCTCCTTTCCCTTGAGGGGGCTGTTCTCTGAGGTCTGTTTCCTGGCGGGGGTTTCATATTTCCTGATGATTTCCCATCTGTGGAGAGAAGTGTCTCTGGTTCCTTGGGGGAGGGTCTCAGGTTCCTTGAAAGTTTCCATGGGGCTATATCCTAGGGGGAGTGTATTatccttggggggggggggtgaccaGTTTTTTGAGGGTCCTTATTCCCAGATCTTGTTCTATGGGGTCTCAACAGCTGCCTGGGAGTTGATGTTCCCTGAAGTTCCTCGTTCGCTAGAGGACCTCGTCTCTGGCATTCTCTACTCCTGAATGACCCCTCTCTGCAGTCACCCATTTTCCTGGACCTCCTCCTTTGGAGACCCCCTAACCCTCTACCCCCCGAACAGGTCATGATGTTTGGCAGCCCCACCATTGCCCTGGAGCTCCTGAAGCAAGGTGCCAGCCCCAACGTCCAGGATGCCTCCGGCACCACTCCAGCCCATGATGCAGCCCGCACTGGATTCCTTGACACCCTGAAAGTGTTGGTGGAGCATGGCGCTGATGTCAATGCACCTGATGGCACCGGGGCCCTCCCCATCCATCTGGCAGTGAGAGAGGGCCACACGGCTGTGGTCGGCTTCCTGGCTGCTGAGTCTGATCTTCATCACAGGGACGCCAGGGGGCTCACACCTCTGGAGCTGGCAAGGGGGAGAGGCGCTAAGGATCTCATGGACATACTGCAGTGGCACACGGTGGCACCACTGTGACCTGGGGCCACCCACTCCGGCAGCAGGACCCGGCTGGGTTCTGTGtcagaagaggagggaagaaacactttctccctttcttcctcctgcccACTGCCGAGGGGCACCAGTTTGTGGCTTGTTGGTGTTGatttctggggtgtgtgtgtttgaggtacatttctcatttttttttctcacccctTTTGGTGTGTTGGGCAGAGAAGGGCTCCTGCAGGCAACAGCCA encodes the following:
- the CDKN2D gene encoding cyclin-dependent kinase 4 inhibitor D, encoding MLLEEVRAGDRLSGAAARGDVQEVRRLLHRELVHPDALNRFGKTALQVMMFGSPTIALELLKQGASPNVQDASGTTPAHDAARTGFLDTLKVLVEHGADVNAPDGTGALPIHLAVREGHTAVVGFLAAESDLHHRDARGLTPLELARGRGAKDLMDILQWHTVAPL